The genomic interval GCAAATCTGCCGATAAGGAAATGGTAATCAGCGATATCCACCTGGTAAAAAAATCCGGCGGTAAGAGCGGAACCTTTACCTTTGGAAAACAGTGACCGTTTTGTGGTTTTATTCCTGCTTTTCAACCACTGTATACAGCTAATTTCGGAAAGCTGAATCGGATGCGACTACTCAGCGTAATTTATAACACGCCCCCTTAAATCCTGGGGATGACCCATATTTTTTGCTGGACACCGTGTTAACCGTATGTTACACTGTGTACATGCTTAGAGTAGGAGGTCGAATATTTTCAGATGATGTAATAAAGCGTTTATCAGAAACTATCCAAAAGGAACCCTGTCTATCGCGTCGTAAACTGTCGCGTCTGGTATGCGAATGGATGGACTGGAGGAATCAAGCGGGCCGTTTGCAAGAGATGAGTTGTCGCAAGGCGTTATTGGAATTGGATCGTCGTAAAGAGATCAATCTTCCAAAGGTGAACAAGCATTATGCATTTCAAAAAGTCAATAAACCTGCGGAGGCGCCTCCGATTGCGGAAGTGTCATGCGAGCTAGCGGAGTTGGGTGACGTAGAGATTATACGGGTTACAACGAGATTCCATTCGAAACTTTGGCGTAGCATGTTAGAAGCGCATCATTATCTTGGAAGTGGGCCCCTATGCGGGGCGCAACTTCGGTATCTTGTACGCAGTGAACATTACGGATGGATAGGAGGGCTAAGTTATAGTGCCTGTGCCAGACGGGTGGAAAGTCGCGACGAGTGGATAGGATGGACGGAGGAAGCACGTAAGCGGAATCATACGTTTGTTATCAATAACAGTCGGTATTTAATAGCGCCTACGGTAAGAGTAAAATGTTTGGCATCGCATGTATTGGCAAAATGCCAAACACGTTTGGTAGATGATTGGGAAAGAGTGTATAAATATCGTCCTGTACTTTTAGAAACCTATGTGGAACGAGGACGGTTTTCCGGAAGCTGTTATCGGGCAGCTAACTGGAAGTATGTAGGAGGCACGGAAGGTCGAGGACGAAAAGGAACAGGTGCAACGGTCAAAGACGTTTATGTTATGCCGTTGCAAAAGAAATGGCAGGCGGTGTTGTGTTGTTGTGCCGATGGCAAAGTACATGTTCGCCAAAGAGTGGCACAAAAAGAGCCTCGGGATTGGATAGAAGCGGAACTTGGAGGAACAAAATTGGGCGATGCACGATTGACCTCAAGACTTTTAGAAATGACAGGTATGTTTTATGACAAACCTTTGGCAAACATTCCGCAGGCGTGCGGCTCAGTCAGTGCGACTAAGGCTGCATACCGATTCCTTGACAATGAGAATGTAGATTGGAAGGCGATATTGCAAGCTCATTATGAGGCCACGGAAGAGCGTGTGAAGGAGAATAGTTTGGTTTTGGTAGCGCAAGATACTACGACTCTGAATTATAGCACACATCCGAATACGCAGGGGTTAGGACCGATAGGTACTAAGAGTGAAAAAGTTCGTGGACTGATGGTGCATGATACGATGGCGTTTACTGAAAGTGGTACACCCTTGGGACTTCTGAATGTGCAATGCTGGGCGCGGGACGGAATAGGCAGCAAACATAAACGACACAAGAAGCCTATCGAAGAGAAGGAAAGCTGGAAATGGGTGGAGAGTTACCATGCAGTATCGCAAGTACAGAAACGCTGTCGAAACAAATCTTTACTGGTGGTTGTGGCAGATCGTGAGGCCGATATTCACGAGGTATTCGCTGAGCAGTATAATACGCCTGATGGCGCTCAGTTGCTGATCCGCGCAGAACGTTCGCGCAATAGAAAGGTTGTTGATGATAAAGAATCATGCGAGTTTTTGTGGACTAAACTGGAACAGCAACCGGTTATAGGTACCCGCGAAATATTGATACCTCCGAGTGAGAAACGCTCCGCACGTCAGGCAATACTTATGGTACGAACGATGCCTGTTACGCTGCGCCCACCTATGCTAAAAAAGAATATGCCTGCGGTCAGGGTGTGGGCGGTGCTGGCGCAGGAAGTCAATCCGCCTATAGGAATTGATGGGTTAGAATGGATGCTGTTAACCACAGTTGCGGTTAAGCAAGAAAAAGATGCTTACGAACGTTTGGAATGGTATGCTCGCCGATGGGGTATTGAGTGTTATCATCGTATTATCAAGAGCGGTTGTCGTGTCGAGTCCCGGCAGTTGGAGAGTGCCCGTCGTCTGTGCAACGCTTTGGCCATTGATATGATTATAGCTTGGCGTATCCATTACCTGACTACTTTAGGACAAGAAACACCTGATGTCCCTTGTACTGTCTACTTCAGCGATTCTGAATGGAAAGCATTGACAACTTTTGCGAACAAGGTCAAGGAGCCTCCTGATTTACCTCCAAGCCTCAATGATGCCGTGCGGCTTTTAGGTAAACTTGGCGGTCATCTGGGTCGCCGTGGTGATGGCCATCCCGGAAGTGAAGTACTTTGGCGAGGCATGTCACGTTTGGCTGATATTGAAGTTGCTTACGAACTTTACACCACTTAGCCTTCAGCTCAATTGGCCGTACAACTACGGTGCTCTTGAAATTTGTGGGTAAAGATTAGCTTAAATCCCCTCAAATACTTCGCTGCTACTTAAAAAAAACCAAAATGTTACGATTGGTAACATTTTAGCTTTTTGAAAAATTCACGGGATAGAAAAAATACCATGTAGCCCCGTTAGGGGGCGGTCTGTTTGTAGCACAATAAAATTCAATAGAGTAAAATAGCTCCGTAGGAGCGGCCTGTCCGTATTCAGGCAGACCTGTTTAATATGGATTTACAAGAGACAGGTCGCTCCTAATTGCAGAGACAGGTTTCAAACCTGTCTCTACGATCTGTTATAATATTCTGTTTTGCTACAAACAGGCTGCTCCTACGGAGTTTATAGGTAATACATTTTTCAAAAAACCAAAGCGTTACGATTGAAATTACTATACATTTAAGCAGGGGCGAAGCATTTGCCAGTTTTGGGTTTGAGCGCATTTATGACAATTTATAGCAAATGCTTCGCCCCTACAATATTTCTATGCCTTCTTCCAGCTCCTCTTTCCTGTAAAGCGCCGAATATTCCCCGTTCATTTTTATAAGCTCTGCATGTGTGCCCTTCTCAACAATCATGCCCTCTTTCATAACAACAATTACATCAAAATCCCTGATAGCCGGTAATCTGTGTGTAACAATAATGAGTGTTTTGCCGGGAAATTTTGTCGCTATGTTGTGCAGAATAAAATGCTCCCCCTGAACATCCACCGCAGAGAGGCAATCATCCATAATAATAATGTCCGGATTTACCGCCAGCGCACGCGCAATGGTTAATCTTTGTTTCTGCCCGCCCGACAAATTAACTCCGCGTTCGCCTAAATAACTTTCATACTGCTCGGGTAGTTTTTGGATTTCTGCCTCCAGTTTTACCATACGGGCAAGTTCTCTCACTTTTTCACCCGTTTCCTCCCCTGCATTGCCAAACAAAATGGCATCTGCAATTCGTTCAGAAAACAGAAATGCCTCCTGAGGAACAAAACCAATACACCTGCGCAACAATGTAACATCCATAGCATTGATATCCATCCCGTCTATAAATACCGTACCGTCTTTTACTGATAGTATCCGGGGCAAAAGGCTTAACAACGTTGTTTTACCGCTGCCGATAGACCCTACAATTGCCACACGTTGCCCAGCGCGTATTTTAAGGTGTATGCCCTTTAATATCCATTTATCCTGTTTATAATATTGAAAATGTACGTCCCTGAACTCAATATCTCCTTTCAAAGTTACTTTTTTACTTGTTACAGAATGTTTGTCGATCTCAGGCTTTTCCTCCATCACTTCATCAATACGTTTCATAGACGCATTACCGCGCTGCAATAATGAGACACACCAACCTACAGCCGTCATAGGCCAAATCATCATTGATATGTAACTTTGAAAAGCGACCAGGGTGCCAAGCGTAATATCGCCTTGAATGACCATTCTTCCGCCAATACAAAGCAGCATGATTATTCCCAAATAAGTAATATACTCAAAGGCTGGACCCAAAAGAGACTGCGGAATGGCAAGCTTAAGATTCTTCTTTACAAAATCTTCTGACAATTCCCGTAAAGCCGCTTCTTCCTGTTGAGAAATGTTAAAAGACTTTACCACACGGATACCGGAAATGCTCTCCCGTACCTTTTCGCTGACCCTTGAAAATTGTTCCTGGACACTACAAAACTGGCGGTCAATAACATTCCTGATTTTATAAGCAATAAAAGGCGTTAAGGGCATCAATATACAGGTAAATAATGATAGTTTGGGGGACAACCAGATAATAATCGGAGGAATAACTATAAAATACAACAAGGCGTCAAGCCCGATTAATAATCCAGGCCCAACTGCCATACGGATAGCATTCATATCGTTTGTAGCCCTGGACATCAGATCGCCAGTTTTATATTTCTGGAAAAAACGCTGTGATTGTGTTTCTATATGCTTAAAAAAAGCCATACGGAGGTCATGC from Candidatus Kuenenia stuttgartiensis carries:
- a CDS encoding IS4 family transposase, whose amino-acid sequence is MLRVGGRIFSDDVIKRLSETIQKEPCLSRRKLSRLVCEWMDWRNQAGRLQEMSCRKALLELDRRKEINLPKVNKHYAFQKVNKPAEAPPIAEVSCELAELGDVEIIRVTTRFHSKLWRSMLEAHHYLGSGPLCGAQLRYLVRSEHYGWIGGLSYSACARRVESRDEWIGWTEEARKRNHTFVINNSRYLIAPTVRVKCLASHVLAKCQTRLVDDWERVYKYRPVLLETYVERGRFSGSCYRAANWKYVGGTEGRGRKGTGATVKDVYVMPLQKKWQAVLCCCADGKVHVRQRVAQKEPRDWIEAELGGTKLGDARLTSRLLEMTGMFYDKPLANIPQACGSVSATKAAYRFLDNENVDWKAILQAHYEATEERVKENSLVLVAQDTTTLNYSTHPNTQGLGPIGTKSEKVRGLMVHDTMAFTESGTPLGLLNVQCWARDGIGSKHKRHKKPIEEKESWKWVESYHAVSQVQKRCRNKSLLVVVADREADIHEVFAEQYNTPDGAQLLIRAERSRNRKVVDDKESCEFLWTKLEQQPVIGTREILIPPSEKRSARQAILMVRTMPVTLRPPMLKKNMPAVRVWAVLAQEVNPPIGIDGLEWMLLTTVAVKQEKDAYERLEWYARRWGIECYHRIIKSGCRVESRQLESARRLCNALAIDMIIAWRIHYLTTLGQETPDVPCTVYFSDSEWKALTTFANKVKEPPDLPPSLNDAVRLLGKLGGHLGRRGDGHPGSEVLWRGMSRLADIEVAYELYTT
- a CDS encoding ABC transporter ATP-binding protein; amino-acid sequence: MLIRFMKKLKTLWQRSIVYRVFVKKYRRYFIIGAISLITVDIINIFPPLIIKKTIDMLSGDSNMRGIAYYIGLFLLATFFQGACRYVWRIYFIGTSFRCEHDLRMAFFKHIETQSQRFFQKYKTGDLMSRATNDMNAIRMAVGPGLLIGLDALLYFIVIPPIIIWLSPKLSLFTCILMPLTPFIAYKIRNVIDRQFCSVQEQFSRVSEKVRESISGIRVVKSFNISQQEEAALRELSEDFVKKNLKLAIPQSLLGPAFEYITYLGIIMLLCIGGRMVIQGDITLGTLVAFQSYISMMIWPMTAVGWCVSLLQRGNASMKRIDEVMEEKPEIDKHSVTSKKVTLKGDIEFRDVHFQYYKQDKWILKGIHLKIRAGQRVAIVGSIGSGKTTLLSLLPRILSVKDGTVFIDGMDINAMDVTLLRRCIGFVPQEAFLFSERIADAILFGNAGEETGEKVRELARMVKLEAEIQKLPEQYESYLGERGVNLSGGQKQRLTIARALAVNPDIIIMDDCLSAVDVQGEHFILHNIATKFPGKTLIIVTHRLPAIRDFDVIVVMKEGMIVEKGTHAELIKMNGEYSALYRKEELEEGIEIL